One genomic window of Corallococcus exiguus includes the following:
- the rlmB gene encoding 23S rRNA (guanosine(2251)-2'-O)-methyltransferase RlmB has product MRERSPKPSSGERGGHEAPRYVHGVNPVLEALRAHPDAVERLFIVDGQVGAKAAGELLSRARDAGVRVEKVGRERLTSMAEGGVHQGVVAELRGFQYVELEDVLEVAKAKKQPALVVVLDGIQDPHNLGAIIRSAHALGAHGVVLAKDRAVQVTGTVAKASAGAVEYCPIARVTNISRALEQLKEAGLWVAAADVEGAEPLWSARLDGPLALVVGAEGAGVREGVLKHCDFRLRIPMGGQVGSLNASVSAAILLYEVARQRGRPSR; this is encoded by the coding sequence ATGCGCGAGCGCTCCCCCAAGCCTTCGAGTGGTGAACGCGGCGGCCACGAAGCCCCGCGCTACGTCCATGGCGTCAACCCCGTGCTGGAGGCCCTGCGCGCCCATCCCGACGCGGTGGAGCGCCTCTTCATCGTTGACGGGCAGGTTGGCGCCAAGGCCGCGGGCGAACTGCTCAGCCGCGCGCGTGACGCGGGCGTCCGGGTGGAGAAGGTCGGCCGGGAACGGCTGACCTCCATGGCCGAGGGCGGCGTGCACCAGGGCGTCGTCGCCGAGCTGCGCGGCTTCCAGTACGTCGAACTGGAGGACGTGCTGGAAGTGGCGAAGGCCAAGAAGCAGCCCGCGCTCGTCGTCGTGCTCGACGGCATCCAGGATCCGCACAACCTGGGCGCCATCATCCGCTCGGCCCATGCGCTCGGGGCCCATGGCGTCGTCCTGGCGAAGGACCGCGCCGTACAGGTGACCGGCACGGTGGCCAAGGCCTCCGCGGGCGCCGTCGAGTACTGCCCCATCGCGCGCGTCACCAACATCTCCCGCGCCCTGGAGCAGCTGAAGGAAGCGGGCCTCTGGGTCGCGGCCGCGGATGTGGAGGGCGCCGAGCCTCTGTGGAGCGCCCGTCTGGACGGGCCCCTGGCGTTGGTGGTGGGGGCCGAGGGGGCGGGCGTGAGGGAAGGCGTCCTCAAGCACTGCGACTTCCGCCTCCGGATTCCCATGGGCGGTCAGGTCGGTTCATTGAATGCGTCGGTTTCCGCCGCGATTCTGCTATACGAGGTCGCCCGCCAGCGGGGGCGGCCTTCCCGCTGA